One window of Streptomyces sp. FIT100 genomic DNA carries:
- a CDS encoding PepSY domain-containing protein: MAIDDPVRGTETPEAPAAAEPRSLWSALRPLVLRIHFYAGVLIAPLLLLAATSGLLYALSFQAEKIIYSHELTTDVGERTLPLDTQVSAARDAHPQGTATAVWPSPEEGATTRVLMTSPEVEEGKSLAVFVDPYTAQVRGELPSYGSSGALPLRTWLDEFHRDLHLGDLGRYYSELAASWLWVVALGGLLLWIGRKRSARRALVLPERGVNGRRRTLSWHGSVGLWAVTGLVLLSATGLTWSKYAGENIGAVQDQLGGATPVVTATLDGASGGGGDHDGHGGGGHEGGHQGPDVGVDRAVEAAAAEGVEGRISVILPAEGSGYVVKETDTLFPVNLDSVAIDPADGRVMDELRFADYPLLAKLTRFGIDAHMGVLFGLVNQLALAVLMVALILLIVWGYRMWWLRRPTKDRALGVGRPMPRGAWRKVPPAALLPLVAATAAVGWFVPMLGVSLLVFLAADIALGLVARSRAKS; the protein is encoded by the coding sequence ATGGCCATTGACGACCCCGTACGGGGCACCGAGACACCCGAGGCGCCGGCCGCGGCGGAGCCCCGCTCCCTCTGGAGCGCGCTGCGTCCTCTCGTCCTGCGCATCCACTTCTACGCGGGCGTCCTCATCGCCCCGCTCCTTCTCCTCGCCGCCACCAGCGGACTGCTGTACGCACTGTCCTTCCAGGCAGAGAAGATCATCTACAGCCATGAGCTGACCACCGACGTCGGCGAGCGGACACTCCCGCTCGACACCCAGGTCTCCGCGGCCCGGGACGCCCATCCGCAGGGCACCGCCACCGCGGTGTGGCCGTCGCCCGAGGAGGGGGCGACCACGCGCGTGCTGATGACCAGCCCCGAGGTCGAGGAGGGCAAGTCCCTCGCCGTCTTCGTCGACCCCTACACCGCCCAGGTGCGCGGCGAACTGCCCAGCTACGGCAGCTCCGGCGCCCTGCCGCTGCGCACCTGGCTCGACGAGTTCCACCGCGATCTGCACCTCGGTGACCTCGGCCGCTACTACAGCGAACTGGCCGCCAGCTGGCTGTGGGTCGTGGCGCTCGGCGGTCTGCTGCTGTGGATCGGCCGCAAACGGTCCGCCAGGCGCGCCCTCGTGCTGCCGGAACGTGGCGTGAACGGCCGCCGCCGCACCCTCTCCTGGCACGGCTCCGTCGGCCTGTGGGCCGTCACCGGCCTGGTGCTGCTCTCCGCCACCGGACTGACCTGGTCGAAGTACGCGGGCGAGAACATCGGCGCTGTCCAGGACCAGCTCGGCGGCGCCACCCCGGTCGTCACCGCCACGCTCGACGGTGCTTCCGGGGGCGGGGGAGACCACGACGGCCACGGCGGCGGTGGGCACGAGGGCGGTCACCAGGGCCCCGACGTCGGTGTGGACAGGGCGGTCGAGGCCGCCGCGGCCGAGGGCGTCGAGGGAAGGATCTCCGTGATCCTGCCGGCCGAGGGCAGTGGATATGTCGTCAAGGAGACCGACACCCTGTTCCCCGTCAACCTCGACTCGGTCGCGATCGACCCCGCCGACGGCAGGGTGATGGACGAGCTGCGGTTCGCCGACTACCCGCTTCTCGCCAAGCTGACCCGGTTCGGCATCGACGCCCACATGGGCGTCCTCTTCGGCCTGGTCAACCAGCTCGCCCTCGCCGTGCTCATGGTGGCGCTGATCCTGCTGATCGTCTGGGGCTACCGCATGTGGTGGCTGCGCAGGCCGACGAAGGACCGGGCGCTGGGCGTCGGCCGGCCGATGCCGCGCGGCGCCTGGCGCAAGGTGCCCCCGGCGGCGCTGCTGCCGCTGGTCGCGGCGACGGCGGCGGTGGGCTGGTTCGTGCCGATGCTGGGCGTCAGCCTGCTGGTGTTCCTCGCGGCCGACATCGCACTGGGCCTGGTCGCCCGGTCCCGCGCGAAGTCCTGA
- a CDS encoding NAD-dependent epimerase/dehydratase family protein: MRLLILGGTEFVGRAVAVAALARGWDVTVFHRGRHEAPEGVSVLHGDRTAPDGLKALAESAGDWDAVVDTWSAAPSAVLRTAELLAGRARRYAYVSSRSVYAWPAAAGLDENGPLVEGAAPGAEATDYARDKRGGELAAVEAFGADRSLLVRAGLIIGPWENIGRLPWWLNRVARGGPVPAPGPRELPLQYIDVRDLAEWILDASEAGLSGPYDLVSPQGHATMGELLDACVRVTGADAELRPLDEETVAAAGVEPWTDLPIWIPRGETYDALHGSDVSKALAAGLRCRPVAETVADTWAWLGSLDGEPPLRTVRSHVGLSPEQEAALLPDVPRDPA; the protein is encoded by the coding sequence ATGAGACTTCTGATTCTGGGCGGGACGGAGTTCGTGGGGCGGGCCGTCGCGGTCGCGGCCCTGGCGCGCGGCTGGGACGTCACGGTCTTTCACCGCGGGCGGCACGAGGCACCGGAGGGCGTGTCCGTCCTGCACGGCGACCGCACCGCGCCGGACGGGCTGAAGGCGCTCGCGGAGTCGGCCGGCGACTGGGACGCCGTGGTCGACACCTGGTCGGCCGCGCCCTCCGCCGTCCTGAGGACGGCGGAGCTGCTCGCCGGCCGCGCGCGCCGCTACGCGTATGTGTCGAGCCGGTCCGTCTACGCCTGGCCCGCCGCCGCGGGTCTGGACGAGAACGGGCCGCTGGTCGAGGGCGCCGCACCCGGCGCCGAGGCCACCGACTACGCCCGCGACAAGCGGGGCGGCGAGCTGGCCGCCGTGGAGGCGTTCGGTGCGGACCGCTCGCTGCTGGTGCGGGCGGGGCTGATCATCGGCCCCTGGGAGAACATCGGCCGGCTGCCCTGGTGGCTGAACCGGGTGGCCCGCGGCGGCCCCGTGCCGGCCCCCGGTCCGCGCGAGCTGCCGTTGCAGTACATCGACGTACGCGACCTGGCGGAGTGGATCCTCGACGCCTCGGAGGCGGGGCTGTCCGGACCGTACGACCTCGTCAGCCCCCAGGGACACGCGACCATGGGCGAACTCCTCGACGCCTGCGTCCGGGTGACCGGCGCCGACGCGGAGCTGCGCCCGCTGGACGAGGAGACCGTCGCGGCGGCCGGGGTGGAGCCGTGGACGGACCTGCCGATCTGGATCCCGCGCGGCGAGACGTACGACGCGCTGCACGGCTCGGACGTGTCCAAGGCGCTCGCCGCGGGCCTGCGATGCCGCCCGGTCGCCGAGACCGTCGCCGACACCTGGGCGTGGCTCGGCTCCCTGGACGGCGAGCCGCCGCTGCGCACGGTCCGCAGCCACGTGGGCCTGTCCCCGGAGCAGGAGGCGGCGCTGCTGCCGGACGTCCCGCGCGATCCCGCGTAG
- a CDS encoding DUF1996 domain-containing protein, producing MGRSTRKRSTLANRAIAASAALILGGGGLVGANYYASAGEGWGWTGQRPAQTTGAGQSMSTIDCPDVGNELPEVPEGVRGSVDRELATLDTQITTAYQRFAENKERIESDPAFGEQQILTPLRNERLVIIQRIVALIDQEADQPQGLEAMAPCTLRADDDQSGDGQNGDGQDQGQDQGQDGGEQDGGQDQGGGEQGQDGGEQGGDQGNGGQAGNGPEEADFVDIQSVEPNVSTPRNRRGASRGTFTTDCGRNQNGKFNPDNVIVAPGVSNGAHHMHDYVGNQANDAFASDDDLANGETTCRNQGDRSTYYWPVLRLQNGQDENDANADGGGKDQNVGEIQTPAQVTLNFVGSPVSRVTAMPRFLRIITGDAKAFTNGDANANASWSCTGFEDRQLKDKYPICPEGSQVVRTFTFQSCWDGQNTDSANHRTHVAFADGNGRCQNGFRAIPQLVQRIVYDVPPPLFDGENPSVFAVDSFPEQLHKPITDHGDFINVFDENLMNKVVSCINGGRRCR from the coding sequence ATGGGACGCTCAACACGCAAACGCTCAACGCTGGCAAACCGGGCGATCGCCGCCTCGGCTGCCCTCATTCTGGGCGGGGGTGGGCTGGTAGGCGCCAATTACTACGCATCGGCGGGTGAGGGTTGGGGCTGGACCGGCCAACGTCCGGCCCAGACCACCGGTGCCGGGCAGTCGATGTCGACCATCGACTGCCCGGACGTCGGCAATGAACTGCCGGAAGTACCCGAAGGAGTGCGCGGGTCGGTCGACCGTGAACTCGCCACGCTGGACACCCAGATCACCACCGCCTATCAGCGGTTCGCCGAGAACAAGGAGCGGATCGAGAGCGATCCCGCCTTCGGTGAGCAGCAGATCCTGACGCCGCTGAGAAACGAGCGGCTGGTGATCATCCAGCGGATCGTCGCGCTGATCGACCAGGAGGCCGACCAGCCGCAGGGCCTGGAGGCCATGGCCCCCTGCACCCTGCGCGCCGACGACGACCAGAGCGGCGACGGTCAGAACGGCGACGGCCAGGACCAGGGACAGGACCAGGGTCAGGACGGCGGCGAACAGGACGGCGGCCAGGACCAGGGCGGCGGCGAGCAGGGCCAGGACGGCGGCGAGCAGGGCGGTGACCAGGGCAACGGCGGTCAGGCCGGCAACGGCCCCGAGGAAGCCGACTTCGTCGACATCCAGTCCGTCGAGCCGAACGTCAGCACCCCCCGCAACCGCCGCGGCGCCTCCCGGGGCACCTTCACCACCGACTGCGGCCGGAACCAGAACGGCAAGTTCAACCCGGACAACGTCATCGTCGCGCCGGGTGTGAGCAATGGCGCCCACCATATGCACGACTACGTCGGCAACCAGGCCAACGACGCGTTCGCGAGCGACGACGACCTCGCCAACGGCGAGACCACCTGCCGCAATCAGGGCGACAGGTCGACTTATTACTGGCCGGTGCTGCGTCTGCAGAACGGCCAGGACGAGAACGACGCGAATGCCGACGGCGGCGGCAAGGACCAGAACGTCGGAGAGATCCAGACCCCGGCCCAGGTCACACTGAATTTCGTGGGAAGTCCGGTCAGCAGGGTGACGGCCATGCCGCGTTTCCTGCGGATCATCACCGGTGACGCCAAAGCGTTCACCAATGGTGATGCCAACGCCAATGCGTCCTGGAGCTGCACGGGATTCGAGGACCGGCAGCTGAAGGACAAGTACCCGATCTGCCCCGAGGGCAGTCAGGTGGTCCGCACATTCACGTTCCAGAGCTGCTGGGACGGTCAGAACACCGACAGTGCGAACCACCGCACCCATGTCGCCTTCGCGGACGGGAACGGCCGCTGCCAGAACGGCTTCCGGGCCATTCCGCAGCTGGTGCAGCGGATCGTCTACGACGTGCCGCCGCCGCTCTTCGACGGGGAGAACCCCAGCGTCTTCGCGGTCGACTCCTTCCCCGAGCAGCTGCACAAGCCGATCACGGACCACGGCGACTTCATCAACGTCTTCGACGAGAACCTCATGAACAAGGTGGTGAGCTGCATCAACGGCGGCCGTCGCTGCCGCTGA
- a CDS encoding alpha-N-acetylglucosaminidase gives MTRLSRRSLLGSAGAIGVTAAFASPASGASTAGAGTPAGGDTDTAQDTAGDTAAAGAADSARAALLRLLLPQHAAQFRLTVVPVPVPAGTGRPDRFRVSGTTGRIEVEGTTPAVLLTGVHWYLKYVCRAHISWSGSQLELPQRLPAPAGPLEREATVAHRFAFNDTHDGYTAPYADWPRWERMIDVLALHGCNEVLVTVGQEAVYHRLLLDFGYSDAEARGWLPAPSHQPWWLLQNLSGYGGPMSPALIARRTELGRRVAARLRELGMSPVMPGYFGTVPDGFSARNPGARTVPQGTWQALRRPDWLDPRGEVFARVAAAFYRHQRELFGDIGHFKMDLLHEGGTAGDVPVPEAARAVERALRTACPEALWMILGWQANPRRELLDALDRQHVLIVDGLSDTDGVEDRERDWGGAPYAFGTIPNFGGRTTLGARTHTWTERFTAWRDKPGSALAGTAYMPEAAERDPAALELFSELAWRREPVDRDAWFASYAELRYGGPDDAARTAFARLRDSVYRISAADGRPHDSRFGARPSLGAPADASYAPRTLSYNPGLLDQAFTALLAVAPELRRSDAYRYDLTDVTRQVLANRSWQLLPHLHSAHGRGDLAAFRTLARLWLRLMRLSEETAGSHRAFLLGPWLEDARRAAGSDAEREQLERTARTLLTTWADRATADSGRLANYANRDWQGLIGDVHLPQWQAFLDELEDALAQDRPPERFDWYALEESWTRERGAYPLRPAHDPHRTARRVHEALSGAPYQGAVAVTAVPPVLAPGGMCRVTAVFRNVNGFRPTGPVVLGLTGLGEQPARTLPPVAAAGSATADAWTVQAPPGPLAAPLEPLPYELSAGYGPRGEEPVTAVQRGGLHVAGPLDAGWRTYTTNAAVFGQLGGRFAINGSGRDLWRSTAQFGAVHRPGALADGGSLTVRVDAQTATGPWARAGIVVRNSLAAPHAPGFLNLAVTPSNGVVLSYDTDGDGTLDGSRRAAGVRAPVLLRLSRSGASFTGEFSADGGTTWRAVATVTVPGAAAVQDAGLFMTAAHGGSGARGTAEFSALEGWPPD, from the coding sequence ATGACGAGGCTGTCGAGACGTTCACTGCTGGGGAGTGCGGGGGCCATCGGGGTGACGGCGGCGTTCGCGTCACCCGCCTCGGGGGCCTCGACGGCAGGAGCGGGCACGCCCGCCGGCGGAGACACGGACACGGCGCAGGACACGGCAGGAGACACGGCAGCGGCCGGGGCCGCGGACTCCGCGCGCGCCGCGCTCCTGCGGCTGCTCCTCCCCCAGCACGCCGCCCAGTTCCGCCTCACCGTGGTCCCGGTCCCGGTCCCGGCCGGGACCGGACGCCCCGACCGCTTCCGCGTCTCCGGCACCACCGGCCGTATCGAGGTCGAGGGCACCACCCCGGCCGTCCTGCTCACCGGCGTCCACTGGTACCTCAAATATGTGTGCCGGGCCCATATCTCCTGGTCCGGGAGCCAACTGGAACTCCCCCAGCGGTTGCCCGCCCCCGCCGGACCCCTGGAGCGCGAAGCCACCGTCGCGCACCGGTTCGCCTTCAACGACACCCACGACGGCTACACCGCCCCGTACGCCGACTGGCCCCGCTGGGAGCGGATGATCGACGTCCTCGCCCTCCACGGCTGCAACGAGGTGCTGGTGACGGTGGGCCAGGAGGCCGTCTACCACCGGCTGCTGCTCGACTTCGGCTACTCCGACGCCGAGGCCCGCGGCTGGCTGCCCGCCCCGTCCCACCAGCCCTGGTGGCTGCTGCAGAACCTGAGCGGGTACGGCGGCCCGATGAGCCCCGCTCTGATCGCCCGGCGCACCGAGCTCGGCCGCCGCGTCGCCGCCCGGCTGCGCGAACTCGGCATGTCCCCGGTCATGCCCGGCTACTTCGGGACCGTCCCCGACGGCTTCTCCGCCCGCAACCCCGGGGCCCGCACCGTCCCCCAGGGCACCTGGCAGGCGCTGCGCCGCCCCGACTGGCTCGACCCGCGCGGCGAGGTCTTCGCCCGGGTCGCGGCCGCCTTCTACCGCCACCAGCGGGAACTCTTCGGCGACATCGGCCATTTCAAGATGGACCTGCTGCACGAGGGCGGCACGGCGGGCGACGTGCCCGTGCCGGAGGCGGCGCGCGCCGTCGAGCGGGCCCTGCGGACCGCCTGCCCCGAGGCGCTGTGGATGATCCTCGGCTGGCAGGCCAACCCCCGCCGCGAGCTGCTCGACGCGCTCGACCGGCAGCACGTCCTCATCGTGGACGGCCTCTCCGACACCGACGGCGTCGAGGACCGGGAGCGGGACTGGGGAGGGGCGCCGTACGCCTTCGGCACCATCCCCAACTTCGGCGGCCGGACCACGCTCGGCGCCAGGACCCACACCTGGACGGAACGGTTCACCGCCTGGCGCGACAAGCCGGGCTCCGCGCTCGCCGGCACCGCCTACATGCCGGAGGCCGCCGAGCGCGATCCTGCGGCGCTGGAGCTCTTCTCGGAGCTGGCCTGGCGGAGGGAGCCGGTCGACCGCGACGCCTGGTTCGCCTCGTACGCCGAGCTGCGCTACGGCGGCCCGGACGACGCGGCGCGCACGGCGTTCGCCCGGCTGCGGGACTCGGTCTACCGGATCAGCGCCGCCGACGGCCGTCCGCACGATTCGAGGTTCGGCGCCAGGCCGTCGCTCGGCGCCCCGGCCGACGCCTCCTACGCACCGCGCACCCTCTCCTACAACCCGGGCCTTCTCGACCAGGCGTTCACGGCGCTGCTGGCAGTGGCGCCCGAGCTGCGCCGCTCCGACGCGTACCGCTACGACCTCACCGACGTCACCCGGCAGGTGCTCGCCAACCGCTCGTGGCAGCTGCTGCCGCACCTCCATTCCGCCCATGGGCGCGGCGACCTGGCGGCGTTCCGCACCCTGGCCCGGCTGTGGCTGAGGCTGATGCGGCTGAGCGAGGAGACGGCCGGCTCCCACCGGGCGTTCCTGCTGGGGCCCTGGCTGGAGGACGCCCGCCGCGCGGCCGGGTCCGATGCCGAGCGCGAGCAGTTGGAGCGCACCGCCCGCACCCTTCTCACCACCTGGGCGGACCGTGCCACGGCGGACAGCGGCCGGCTCGCGAACTACGCCAACCGCGACTGGCAGGGGCTGATCGGGGACGTGCATCTGCCGCAGTGGCAGGCGTTCCTCGACGAGCTGGAGGACGCCCTGGCGCAGGATCGCCCCCCGGAGCGCTTCGACTGGTACGCGCTGGAGGAGTCGTGGACACGGGAGCGGGGAGCGTATCCACTGCGTCCCGCGCACGATCCGCACCGGACGGCGCGCCGGGTGCACGAGGCGCTGTCCGGTGCGCCGTACCAGGGCGCGGTCGCCGTCACGGCGGTGCCCCCGGTGCTCGCGCCGGGCGGCATGTGCCGGGTCACCGCCGTCTTCAGGAACGTGAACGGGTTCCGCCCGACCGGGCCGGTCGTGCTCGGCCTCACCGGTCTCGGCGAGCAGCCGGCGCGCACCCTGCCGCCGGTCGCGGCGGCCGGTTCCGCGACGGCGGACGCGTGGACGGTCCAGGCTCCGCCGGGTCCGCTCGCCGCGCCGCTGGAGCCGCTCCCGTACGAACTGAGCGCCGGCTACGGTCCGCGGGGCGAGGAGCCGGTGACCGCGGTCCAGCGGGGCGGCCTCCATGTGGCGGGGCCGCTGGATGCCGGGTGGCGTACGTACACGACCAACGCGGCCGTGTTCGGGCAGCTCGGCGGGCGCTTCGCGATCAACGGCTCGGGCCGGGACCTGTGGCGGTCGACGGCCCAGTTCGGCGCGGTCCACCGGCCGGGCGCGCTCGCGGACGGCGGCAGCCTCACGGTCCGGGTGGACGCCCAGACGGCGACCGGCCCCTGGGCGCGGGCGGGGATCGTCGTACGCAACAGCCTGGCCGCACCGCACGCGCCCGGTTTCCTCAACCTCGCGGTCACTCCGTCGAACGGCGTGGTGCTGTCGTACGACACGGACGGCGACGGCACGCTCGACGGGAGCCGGCGCGCCGCGGGCGTGCGCGCCCCGGTGCTGCTGCGGCTGAGCCGCTCGGGCGCCTCCTTCACCGGGGAGTTCTCCGCCGACGGCGGGACCACGTGGCGGGCGGTCGCCACGGTCACGGTGCCGGGCGCGGCGGCGGTGCAGGACGCGGGGCTGTTCATGACGGCGGCGCACGGCGGGAGCGGGGCGCGGGGCACGGCCGAGTTCAGCGCTCTGGAGGGGTGGCCACCGGACTGA
- a CDS encoding tyrosine-protein phosphatase: protein MTAIPATTVANLRDLGATPLPGGRVVRSGVALRSGQLARLDPAADPAVAALGIRTVVDFRTEQERRARPDHLPPGVRVRVADVLADFLTSGTLPAAARLREVLGDPASAERELGGGRAHAMFADTYRAFVSTESARDGYGAFLRELADPGSGPVLFHCTAGKDRTGWAATVLLSVLGADEAAITAEYLSVNAAVRQAFAPLVEGFTAQGGDPEIALAVVGVTPDYLAAAYDEVTRRHGSMERYVREWLGVPDEAVERIRERLVTAP from the coding sequence ATGACCGCGATCCCCGCCACGACCGTCGCCAACCTGCGCGATCTCGGCGCCACCCCGCTGCCCGGCGGACGGGTCGTGCGGTCCGGTGTCGCACTGCGTTCCGGGCAGCTCGCCCGGCTGGACCCGGCCGCCGATCCGGCCGTGGCGGCGCTGGGGATCCGCACGGTCGTCGACTTCCGTACGGAGCAGGAGCGGCGGGCGCGGCCCGACCATCTGCCACCGGGTGTGCGGGTGCGGGTGGCCGACGTGCTCGCGGACTTCCTCACCTCCGGCACACTGCCCGCGGCGGCGCGGCTGCGCGAGGTGCTGGGGGATCCGGCGTCGGCCGAGCGGGAGCTGGGCGGCGGGCGGGCGCATGCGATGTTCGCCGACACGTACCGGGCCTTCGTCTCCACGGAGTCGGCCCGCGACGGGTACGGGGCGTTCCTCAGGGAGCTCGCCGACCCCGGCTCGGGGCCCGTGCTCTTCCACTGCACGGCGGGCAAGGACCGCACCGGCTGGGCCGCCACGGTCCTGCTGAGTGTGCTCGGGGCGGACGAGGCGGCGATCACGGCGGAGTACCTGTCGGTCAACGCGGCGGTGCGCCAGGCGTTCGCGCCGCTCGTGGAGGGGTTCACGGCGCAGGGCGGGGACCCGGAGATCGCGCTGGCGGTGGTCGGGGTGACGCCGGACTACCTGGCGGCGGCGTACGACGAGGTGACCAGGCGCCACGGGTCGATGGAGAGGTACGTACGGGAGTGGCTGGGGGTGCCGGACGAGGCGGTGGAGCGCATCAGGGAGCGGCTCGTCACGGCCCCTTGA
- a CDS encoding TetR/AcrR family transcriptional regulator — protein MTTGVRRRMGVEERRQQLIGVALELFSHRSPDDVSIDEIAHAAGISRPLVYHYFPGKQSLYEAALRRAADELAARFEEEQEGPLGGRLLRVMSRFFDFVDEHGPGFSALMRGGPAVSAGGACPIGRATTTNAMVDEVRQAAYEQILAHLGITDPPARLRLVVRSWVSLAETTALLWLDGREVPRAELELQLVHDFVALVAVPAAYDDGMAGVLARILADEPADGPFGELVGRLIALAPPPQQQPPQQQPVRVPQQRT, from the coding sequence ATGACGACCGGGGTACGCCGCAGAATGGGCGTCGAGGAGCGCAGGCAGCAGCTGATCGGAGTGGCGCTGGAGCTGTTCAGCCACCGCTCCCCCGACGACGTGTCGATCGACGAGATCGCCCACGCGGCCGGGATCTCCCGGCCGCTCGTCTACCACTACTTCCCCGGCAAGCAGAGCCTGTACGAGGCGGCGCTGCGGCGCGCGGCCGACGAGCTCGCGGCGCGGTTCGAGGAGGAGCAGGAAGGGCCGCTCGGCGGGCGGCTGCTGCGGGTCATGAGCCGGTTCTTCGACTTCGTGGACGAGCACGGGCCCGGCTTCTCGGCGCTGATGCGCGGCGGTCCCGCGGTCTCCGCGGGCGGAGCCTGCCCGATAGGCAGGGCGACCACGACCAACGCCATGGTCGACGAGGTCAGGCAGGCGGCGTACGAACAGATCCTGGCCCATCTCGGCATCACCGATCCGCCCGCCCGGCTGCGGCTGGTCGTGCGGTCCTGGGTGTCGCTCGCCGAGACGACGGCGCTGCTGTGGCTGGACGGGCGGGAGGTGCCGCGCGCCGAGCTGGAGCTGCAACTGGTGCACGACTTCGTGGCGCTGGTGGCGGTGCCCGCCGCGTACGACGACGGCATGGCCGGCGTGCTGGCGCGGATCCTCGCGGACGAGCCGGCCGACGGGCCCTTCGGGGAGCTCGTCGGCCGGCTCATCGCGCTCGCGCCGCCGCCGCAACAGCAGCCGCCGCAGCAGCAGCCGGTCCGGGTGCCGCAGCAGCGCACCTGA